In Saccharomyces paradoxus chromosome IV, complete sequence, the DNA window CGGTAAAGTTTTGGTTGAACAGCCTTTCTCAGTTTTACGCGACTTTTATTATCAACAAAGTTTTACTTTAAgataacaatgaaaagATACACAGAGAAACTGTCACAAAATATAACCATCTTCTTACCCTAAAGGATCCTGCTTCCATAAAATGAGAGCATATGGAAAGAGAGGCCCAGTTTTCCCGACTCCTTTTAGATCTAATAAAAGatcgtcatcgtcttcTGATGTGGAATTTAGTGATGACGATGTGAACTCCGTAATCCCTGATATAAGTTCTACGATTTCGAGCAGTATTGCAGATCATTCGATAGAAGGACTTTTGAACGAACCTAGAAATGTTCGAAATGGCTCGCCGTCATTTAATGGTTTGAGTGAGAAAGCTTCTTTACAACTAGATTCAAAAGAGAATGACCAGAATGTTAGGATTATCACTGGCAGTGATGCCTCAATGACATTTATGAAAGATGAAAAGTTGAGTGCTTTTGATTTCCTTGATGGTTCAAAGGcatccaaaagaaaaagaagaagaacataTCAGAGGCATGACGCAGGCATAGCATCTTCAATTGAATCAGACGTACAAGGAGAAGACAACATTACAATGCAGAATGAATCTGAATCAGTAAAGAAGATATACAATGATATCAACGAATTCATATTGAATCTACCAAGAGCTAACGATGATGTATTAAATaaaatgtttgaaaacGAAATGGAGAGGGACAACACTGAAGAAGCTAACAATATACACACAtccaaagacaaaaaatatggcaAATTTAGAAcaatattaataaataagaataaagaaaatgagatagtagaagaagaggGGGATGAGAAAGCTAACACAGTATCTGTAAATAACGTTGACAACAGTAAcactgaaaaagaagaattaacTTCAACAAATCACTACaatgaattaaaaaatatgggagatacaataaaataccAAGACGACATTGAGTTCTTTCTATCTGATTCTAAAagtaatgataataatatgaTACCGATCAACGAATACTttaagaaacttttgaatttgtccTTAATGACCATAAATGATGaaggattttttcaatatgcaaaaagatatttcaaaaaggaaataattAAGCTTAGTTTTGCTCAGGTTAGGTCCGATTTTCCTGAATTGGTCTTATTACAGGGTTATTTGCTACATAAAGTTAGTGAATCACAATCCGATTTGCCCTCAAactttgaaactttttctaTTGATTTAAGTAAAGATGACGGTAAAATgtggagaaaaaaaaacaagcATATCAATAAACTCTCGCACCTGAATTTCGAAGACTTTCTTCGGAAAACGAAATTCAAAACAGGACTTTGCTATTCATTATCACTCTGGGAAATGCCTGGAAAATTATCGATGGATATAATAAGGAGAATATCCATCCTTGCTTCAAATAGGGACTTATTTAGTCGGCACATTACAACATTTATCCATTTGTTAGAAAAATTGGTAACCGATCCCAAATTTGGCCACATATATATTGAACAGCCTGATATGTTCGATGGAGTGATAatcaatttgaataataagTTCAAGGATATTCTTGATAACGACTCGTTGGTTAAGATTCTAATTCTATTAACAAATATGGAAGGCCATAACTATACGCTGTGGAAAGAGGCAGATATGATATTCCAAGCTTCAATGAGCACAATTTTGAGAAGCATACACCCATTGATCTATGCGAAAGTCGATAACGTACTCTTGCATTTAGGACTCTGCCTTAATATTTGtggtagaaaaaaaagtgattTGAAAGTTGATGTTAAATTATGGCATAATATGAGAACTGTGTTTGTTAAAATGGTCCGTGACGGTTctgatattaaaaataGGTTGACGCAGGGCCTgttttatttaaatttttcatttttaattaAACAACGGAAAGAGCATGATAATTTAGACCCAGAGGAGCTCAATACGTTACTGGTAGAGCTGGAAGCATTTAGATCAGAAACCTCACAGTTCAATGAGGGCATCTCAAATAAAATCGAAATTGCATTAGATTACTTAAAATCAATCTataaagggaaaaaaattacaactTAAAGAAAGTGTATCTTGAGTAGATCCTGGTTTAACAGGAAGGACAATAAAATCTTCAGGCTGTTGGCAATTGTGATCGAAAAGTTTTCTGGAAATTATTATGTGATTCtcgaaaataatgattGTTGTGTGCTTGCTTGAATTTGACTTCGCTCTCAGTGCGTTCAAGTTACCAGAGTCATAGATGAGCTTCCTAACGTATTCTTCATACCTTATGGCGCTTCTAATATGGTCAGATACAATCTTAAGTGATACGGTAGGGCACTTTTAGAAGTTATACTcctggaaattttttttcgcaccataaattaaataaaaaaataaatgcaGTATTATTTAATTACTCAATATAACTTCCTTCTTAACTAGTAGCCGAGCATTTCTTGTAATGATTATACCTTTGGCTACACAGTTCATCACAAGCATTATGaataaaatagaagaagCGCCAGTATTGAACACTGATCAGGAATTTTCTGGTTAAAATTTTCGGTTCTGATTAGTGTAATATCTTTAACATAAATATGACGTTAAAATATGTTGAATCAAAATAACCAACCATCAAAAAACATGAGCAGGATAACGACCTCCatacttttttaaaaaaaaagattagaAGGGCCtcacaaaaagaaaaagtaaacTTTTTTCCCAGCATGCGAGCCAAGATTAATCCAAAAAGCCGTAGGAGCGGTTATATATGCCGGTGAATATATACAACTGCCATTATGGTTTAACTTATTTCAGCCTCAGTATACAAAAAGTGGAGAATGTGCAGAAGACATGCATGAGATGACTTGACTAAGGTCTCCCTTATGTTCGGTTAAATTCCATCCTAGCATGTATATGCCCACTTTTGCTTGCTACATATGCCTGCTTGAAGTATCGACGATGAGAATTTTAGCAATAAAACCAATTCTTGGGGGATTTGTCAGTATTGTCTTGGCATCTCATGCAAGCTGCTGCTCTTTTTGCTTGAAATTCGTTGTGAATGACTATAACTGCCAATCTTTACTACTTACTAAAGGAGACAGGTTTACCACTACTAGTTGTTTAGAACCAAAACCATTTGAGGGATATTATATCACCTGAACGAGAACTGCTAGGCTGAAAAGAACATTAATCGCAAGCAACTTTACATATGTTTACTATGCGTAGTTTGTCTCGCCACTGGTATGATAGGTATGTGCCTCTTGCTGAGACGGGTATGCTCTTTGATAAAGGATCGCCCCAATTGAAGACTATGGACGAGACATCAGTTTGCATGACAAATAAGTATGTCATTTTAATGtttattctcttttctgtatattttcatatttaaCGGCTCTTAACTAGCTTACGTGTTCCTGATTTTTGCTAGAGTAAGGCAGTATTTATGAAAGTAGCCGCCCAGGTAAAATTCTTCTTAACTGCAACAACTTCTGAACTATAACGCTATGTCAGAGACAATAGAAAGGGGGAAAATTGAGACGATGCAGCAAAGATCGAATAAAAGAAGCTGTTCCTACATACCACTCAGGGAACATAATAACACCGAAAAGGGCCTGTATACTGAAGTCGTTCCTATTAGAAACAACAAAAGGTCAATCACAACATCTCCTATAGTCAACATTAACGTTGTAGAAAGAAAGCTGTTTAATTTGGAATTGGAAAAACGACAACTTCGTGCCAAAAATCTGTCTAAGGACAAACAAGACGGAAGCTCCAATGGGACTACCTATTCGGATgtcaaaaaggaaataagAGAACAAGATCAATATCAAGTCTCTCCATTAAAAGAGCCTTTGAGGCGACAGCCACCGCcttcaatgaagaaaagccctccaaggaagaagaaaagcttGAAGGATTTGATATATGAAACGAACAAGACATTTTATCAGGTGGATTCTAACAAGGTTAAATATAAAGTAGGTTTATCCAAAAAGCAGCTATTATCATCCAAAACAAAAGACAGCTAATTTCAAAGAGGAGAACATAGGGAAGGTTTTCGATGGCTCTCAGTTTTTTCAACTAGCAGAAGTTGTTCGCGACTTACTCATAATTAAGCTTAAATTACAATTTATATCTTACATATCCTTTATCTAATTTGCGACTGAAAACCCAAATTATGGATAATACTAAGAAAAGTAGGGGAACCGCGATTTTTACCCCGTTGTTGTTTTCGGTTGAGATAATGTAGGTTGCTCATCGATGGGCACTTCATCAGATAAACTTTCCAACCCATCATAAAGTGTTTTCCACAAGTCTGAAACAGACTGAAACTCTCTTCCCACAGCTATCGAACTTTCTAATGATATATTCAGACCATTCAGACCATTTAAGATCGAATTCATAGTCTCGTTGATCTCTTGCAATACTATATTCCTTTGCTCAATAAAGTATTTGTCAGCGGTTGGTATcaacttttcttcatcgttGGACGTACTAGCCATCATATGTACATATATCCTCACGCGTCCGAGTGCTTCATCAATCCTTTTTCACAAACCAGTGACTACGCCTCTTGTTAAAGGTGACTGTTTATTCCTTTGGCTATTATTTTCGCGACTTTTGCCTTTACCCGGGAGTGACCTTCTCCACCTAATGGTTTCGGTGGTCACATATGCGTATACAAAATACAAATTCGTTTGTCTTTTCATATATGTAGATATATATGCTATGCTCGTTCATGTATTTACGGATTATGcaatcaaaataataaaaggtGCGGGTAGATAAATGCAATACGGATTGGAATAGGTGTAGtttaaagaatattttcataaCTTTTatccttccttttcaatcaCTAACTTGAGCATCGTCATTGTATCTTGGTTCTGCATCGAAAATAAGCTCGTattttctccatttttGTCTCAGTTTACTATTTGGATCATTATACAtttcttcgttttctttatcaaattcatccaaCCAATCCCACTTACTGTTAAAGTTGATTTTCGAACCGGTAGCGGAAGGGGAACTATTCTTATCTGTTTCTCCATTAATCATATCGTTCATTTCTGCTTCATCGAAAATTAGTGGCGTATCAGAAGTCAGGTAATTCCAGATTAGTAAGAGATAAAACTTCAAGCTCTTCACGCCTCGTAAAAACCCTTTATCTTCTATATTTGGTGATTTTGGGGGTATACAAAATTTATCCATACATTCCATTGCATCTTCTTTAGTCACACAACGGGCAAAGTCGATCAAATTGACTTTAACATTAGcagattttttccttttagAATTTGATTTATTAGCATCGCCATCGTACATTAGTAATAAAGATGCACCATATAGCCTGTAACCTTtcaaattaaaaatttcagaatACAAAGTATCTAATTGCTTGATCAACCTTGGAATTTGCCTGATTAAACTTTCAACCGTCTTACCATCATACAAGAATCGTGCAAGTACTCTAGCAAATTGCCAACCAACCTTAACCCTTCTACCGAAATATTTGTCTCTTGTGATATAATAATCTTTGTTCCAAACCTTTAATCCGCAGATTCTAACGCCTAAACGCCTAGAAGTGGTCTTTAAGCACTTAGCACGTTGAGATAATTGTTTGGTTCTTTTGGCATCCACACCATATTGTCTTGTCCCCATCTTTAGATCCAAAGCACAGGGTTTGTTCATGTTTCTTGTCAAATCTTCTAATAAGATGAATTTTGAGACAATGGTGTGAGATGTCTCTTCAAACGTAATTGATTCGATGTCATGATGGCTATAATCATTTGAAACGTTATACCCCAATGACTTTATAATCTTATTTTTACCAGGGCCATTATGATGGCCCTGGTTATCCATACTTATCGTTTCGTTCCCCGTATCTTCATCCATATCAAAAACACCCTCTTGTGCGTTGCTGATATAGTTCGGAGAGGAGGCAAATTCTCCATCATCTCTGGAATTAGTTGCAGTGAGAATAGGGGATAAAGAACCGCAAAAAGAGtttttatgttttattTGTTCGTTTTTGTGGAATTGCTTCAAATCCATTACTGAATGTGAGCCTTCTAAAGCATTGGATATTTTCTCATGAAGTgactttttcaagaaaggACCCTGTAAATTAGCGCTGACGTTTGAGTTATCCATTTGTAGATTCGCTTGTGACGATGAATTATCAAGAGTCTTCATGGACGTATTCGATGCATCATGGGACGAGGCTCTTGATTTTTGTGTGAGAAAAGATGGACTAGAATCCAAACGCGCATTATGGTTTCCCATCGTACTCGTATTGGaattccttttccttctaAAGCATTTTGGTGCAAACACCTCTCTTATGActaaattcttcaattcgGTATTGATCATGGTGGACCCAGAATCGCGtctttttaatttattCGTACTGGCATGATCACCGAAAGAACACGAGTTATGAGAAGAGGAGGACGAAAAGTACGAATCATTCGGTGCCGAGTTTGGAGAATCGGAATATTTGTACCACAAGGATTCCGGTATAATATGCCTGTTGTCATTTAAGACTACCTCAGGCAACAAAGAAGGTTGATTGGAACTCGACAGTGACCTTTTCACATGTTGATGAATGGGTTCAATTTCAGGATGCTCCTTTTCGAGCACTTGTCTCGATGAATGTTCTAAAGGGAAGGAATGTATGTGTGTTAAGGGGGTCCCGGTAGGTTCCGTACTAAGTGGAATATCGTCGTTACTGTCATGATTAACCTCTATGTTTTTGCTGCTatcattgttttcttgatcCAAATCGCTTAAAAAATCATCTTTTGATTGAAAATGTTGTCTAACATTTAGAACACCAATATAGCGCGGCATGAATTGCAATAATTCTTTATGACACAACTCTATATTCTCATACCACCTGTTTTCTCTGTTCACTAGAGCCTTGCAAACCGCTCTCTTCGAAAATCTAAATATTGCGGTGTGACCTCCAACTCTATTCGTAAATGGCTTTAGTTCTACTGCCAAGGGATATTCTCTATGTTCGTCCTCGccttcatcctcttcttcctccacTTGCTCGCCTCCTTTCTCCTGTTCAAGCGTATtgagtttttctttgtttggTTCGCTTTGTTGCACAGATTGTTGagcttttttattgttactACTATTATTGATGTTTTCTTGCTTTAGAGACTGTGATAAAGTTGAATGAGTCTTAACCTTGAAGGTATGCCTGCTATAAGATCTAGGAAGTGCAGCTATGTTAGAGGCGAAATTTATGGTGGTAGGCTGAATAGTATCGATatcattttccattttatccttttcttcataacCAGAAACAGCTTTACTTTTGTGAGGATAGTATGTTGCAGAAGAAACAGGCTTCAATGTTAAATCCTCTGATATTCCATGTGAACTATCTTGATAAGTCGACTTAGGCGAAATGCATCCCTCATCTACATTTTGAATTGGCTTTAAAGAAGTTTGTTGATGTATCACTTGCGGTTGGTATGATTGTTGTTTTGCAATATTCTCATCAAAGCTTTGGCCCCtctcaataatattattgctATGCGCCACGTGTTTATTGGGCTTAATTGCCGGCTCCTCGTGGTTAGATAAAATGAAACTTGACAATGGAGAGGACGAAGTATCTGGGTTTCTCTTTTTATCAGAAGGTTGTAATTCTTCTGGTAATGATTTGGGAGTAGATTCTGTCCTTGTTATTTTGTCCGCGCATGGCACGGACCCGCCATTGTTACTATCTGTACCATTGTTGTTATCGGCTAAACATTCATCATCTCTAAAAATTCTTAAATACGTACTCGCCTTTCTGCCATGTAGCACGGAGGAAAGTTTCTTTGTCTCGGGCACATTAAGATCTTTCAATGTTGTTATGCATCCTTCTGACTCTTTTTGGCGTAAatgctgctgttgttcTCTTAATGTATTGGGTATTTTATCATGAATTTCGTCAGAGGTATCCATAGTCTTGTTGCTTAGttctatatatacaaaaaaataaaagaaagtttgAGAAGACAGAAAGATGTACAGAATgaaacaaagaagataaaagaCAATTCTTATATTATAAGGCCAATCTGGGATTTTCCCTTTTGTTGGAGATATAATCCAGTCAACAAAGACtaaacaagaagagaaaagtgTTTTTCGTCTTGATCctgtattgaaaaaaaaaaaaaatgcgaTACGGCGCGAAGTTGAGGGGCCGGCGACATTTCCTGCGATGAGTTCAAAAAGAGTATATTAATAATTTATATGAAAGCAACCACtacttatatatattgtaACTCTATCGTTATGGATTGCTGAGCGAAATGGAAGCCGTAtacgaaagaaaaatttaattACGTTTACCTCAAGGCTAACTCgaggatttttttcatcacgaataaaaaaataagaaaagcGAAGAACCCATAATATGAAAGGAAGCGGGGTGCTAATGTTTCGTGCTGAAATCCGATTGTTTGTTTCATAACAACGGTAGATCGGTTTTCAGTTTCACCTTTACTTTTAAACTGGCCTGTGTTGTAGTAGTTTTCTAGCAGTTCATCTTTCTCCTTCCACACGTTTAGTAaccaattgaagaaaacttcGTCATCTTGCAAAGGGATCTCATCAACTTTAAATTCTCTAATATGAAAATCTACTCTCTCTGGATATACACccattaagaaaattttctttaaagtaAATTTAGTCCCGACGTATTCTGTTTTCAAGGCTGGAGAATATCCAATCGTGACATCATAAATGGCATCTAAACTAAGAGCTAGTTTTTCCACTGCAAACTTCAAGCCTTTAGAGTGTGGTAATAACAGATGTCTTAATTGGACATGGTTCAAATGCGCTCTTTGGCGGTATGCATCgcttttttctcttgtcTTGGGGCTTAGATTTGTACCTTCAGGGAACATGATTAAATTATAAGCGGCAATAGATTCATTTGTCTTGGAATAACAAGTCTTATAGTTTGTAAGGGGCCCCTTGCATCTCGCGTTCAAGTCCATGGAAATCAAACTACTAGTCAAGGTTTCCTCATCCTTTTGCCAGTTTCTActtaaaaatataaatttgaaatttcgCATGCCGAATCCCAGTAATGGGACGTACTTCAAGGCTTTCTTCAGGATGATAAAAACGTTACCGCCTAAATTTGAGGTAAAGGAAAGCAACCAGAGATAAATCCAGTCTGCGTACATTTGATGGTTTGCGATTATTATAGCCCTGTCTTTAAATCTGAAGCATGACTTGGTGTTAGAAGAGTTCTTCGATGACTGCGATGTTTCGAAAGTGACATTCAAAGAAGAGGGAGCAACCATGTTCAAGATCATGCATAACAAAACGATAAAGGCTTTCTTACTCTGGTTCATACCATTCTGCAATCTAATCTTACTCCAAGGGAGAAGAAGCTGCACACAAATCTGAAAGACCACAATACTCAGTGAGCCtgaaaggaaaaggcaGATAATAAATACTCTTTTCAACGCTCTTATAAAGGAATTACTAGTCTTACCATAAATGTTATGCGGATGGTATTCTTGATAATCCTTCATCTTTCCTAAGTTGTGAAATATAGTTGTAGGATTGTCTGTTCATTTCTCCAACCTGACGGACAGATCTGGGGTGTTTTCTAATAAAGATAACCGCTCAGCCTATCTCCACGCGAAGGGGACAGAAGATGGAACAGACCTTAAGAATATACAAAAAGCTACgtgaatataaaaaaataaaggatTTGAGTATCAGCATATTTTATTTGTCTTTATCTAGATCAAAATaacgaatttttttttactctttttcttttcttaacAATTGCATGGATTAAtaattgtttttgtttcGCCC includes these proteins:
- the DAD1 gene encoding Dad1p (Essential subunit of the Dam1 complex (aka DASH complex)~similar to YDR016C); protein product: MMASTSNDEEKLIPTADKYFIEQRNIVLQEINETMNSILNGLNGLNISLESSIAVGREFQSVSDLWKTLYDGLESLSDEVPIDEQPTLSQPKTTTG
- the RAD61 gene encoding Rad61p (Subunit of a complex that inhibits sister chromatid cohesion~similar to YDR014W), with protein sequence MRAYGKRGPVFPTPFRSNKRSSSSSDVEFSDDDVNSVIPDISSTISSSIADHSIEGLLNEPRNVRNGSPSFNGLSEKASLQLDSKENDQNVRIITGSDASMTFMKDEKLSAFDFLDGSKASKRKRRRTYQRHDAGIASSIESDVQGEDNITMQNESESVKKIYNDINEFILNLPRANDDVLNKMFENEMERDNTEEANNIHTSKDKKYGKFRTILINKNKENEIVEEEGDEKANTVSVNNVDNSNTEKEELTSTNHYNELKNMGDTIKYQDDIEFFLSDSKSNDNNMIPINEYFKKLLNLSLMTINDEGFFQYAKRYFKKEIIKLSFAQVRSDFPELVLLQGYLLHKVSESQSDLPSNFETFSIDLSKDDGKMWRKKNKHINKLSHLNFEDFLRKTKFKTGLCYSLSLWEMPGKLSMDIIRRISILASNRDLFSRHITTFIHLLEKLVTDPKFGHIYIEQPDMFDGVIINLNNKFKDILDNDSLVKILILLTNMEGHNYTLWKEADMIFQASMSTILRSIHPLIYAKVDNVLLHLGLCLNICGRKKSDLKVDVKLWHNMRTVFVKMVRDGSDIKNRLTQGLFYLNFSFLIKQRKEHDNLDPEELNTLLVELEAFRSETSQFNEGISNKIEIALDYLKSIYKGKKITT
- the MLG1 gene encoding putative acyltransferase (Probable membrane protein with three predicted transmembrane domains~similar to YDR018C), whose product is MKDYQEYHPHNIYGKTSNSFIRALKRVFIICLFLSGSLSIVVFQICVQLLLPWSKIRLQNGMNQSKKAFIVLLCMILNMVAPSSLNVTFETSQSSKNSSNTKSCFRFKDRAIIIANHQMYADWIYLWLLSFTSNLGGNVFIILKKALKYVPLLGFGMRNFKFIFLSRNWQKDEETLTSSLISMDLNARCKGPLTNYKTCYSKTNESIAAYNLIMFPEGTNLSPKTREKSDAYRQRAHLNHVQLRHLLLPHSKGLKFAVEKLALSLDAIYDVTIGYSPALKTEYVGTKFTLKKIFLMGVYPERVDFHIREFKVDEIPLQDDEVFFNWLLNVWKEKDELLENYYNTGQFKSKGETENRSTVVMKQTIGFQHETLAPRFLSYYGFFAFLIFLFVMKKILELALR
- the KCS1 gene encoding inositol polyphosphate kinase KCS1 (Inositol hexakisphosphate and inositol heptakisphosphate kinase~similar to YDR017C): MDTSDEIHDKIPNTLREQQQHLRQKESEGCITTLKDLNVPETKKLSSVLHGRKASTYLRIFRDDECLADNNNGTDSNNGGSVPCADKITRTESTPKSLPEELQPSDKKRNPDTSSSPLSSFILSNHEEPAIKPNKHVAHSNNIIERGQSFDENIAKQQSYQPQVIHQQTSLKPIQNVDEGCISPKSTYQDSSHGISEDLTLKPVSSATYYPHKSKAVSGYEEKDKMENDIDTIQPTTINFASNIAALPRSYSRHTFKVKTHSTLSQSLKQENINNSSNNKKAQQSVQQSEPNKEKLNTLEQEKGGEQVEEEEDEGEDEHREYPLAVELKPFTNRVGGHTAIFRFSKRAVCKALVNRENRWYENIELCHKELLQFMPRYIGVLNVRQHFQSKDDFLSDLDQENNDSSKNIEVNHDSNDDIPLSTEPTGTPLTHIHSFPLEHSSRQVLEKEHPEIEPIHQHVKRSLSSSNQPSLLPEVVLNDNRHIIPESLWYKYSDSPNSAPNDSYFSSSSSHNSCSFGDHASTNKLKRRDSGSTMINTELKNLVIREVFAPKCFRRKRNSNTSTMGNHNARLDSSPSFLTQKSRASSHDASNTSMKTLDNSSSQANLQMDNSNVSANLQGPFLKKSLHEKISNALEGSHSVMDLKQFHKNEQIKHKNSFCGSLSPILTATNSRDDGEFASSPNYISNAQEGVFDMDEDTGNETISMDNQGHHNGPGKNKIIKSLGYNVSNDYSHHDIESITFEETSHTIVSKFILLEDLTRNMNKPCALDLKMGTRQYGVDAKRTKQLSQRAKCLKTTSRRLGVRICGLKVWNKDYYITRDKYFGRRVKVGWQFARVLARFLYDGKTVESLIRQIPRLIKQLDTLYSEIFNLKGYRLYGASLLLMYDGDANKSNSKRKKSANVKVNLIDFARCVTKEDAMECMDKFCIPPKSPNIEDKGFLRGVKSLKFYLLLIWNYLTSDTPLIFDEAEMNDMINGETDKNSSPSATGSKINFNSKWDWLDEFDKENEEMYNDPNSKLRQKWRKYELIFDAEPRYNDDAQVSD
- the HED1 gene encoding Hed1p (Subunit of a complex that inhibits sister chromatid cohesion~similar to YDR014W), which gives rise to MSETIERGKIETMQQRSNKRSCSYIPLREHNNTEKGLYTEVVPIRNNKRSITTSPIVNINVVERKLFNLELEKRQLRAKNLSKDKQDGSSNGTTYSDVKKEIREQDQYQVSPLKEPLRRQPPPSMKKSPPRKKKSLKDLIYETNKTFYQVDSNKVKYKVGLSKKQLLSSKTKDS